In one window of Helianthus annuus cultivar XRQ/B chromosome 17, HanXRQr2.0-SUNRISE, whole genome shotgun sequence DNA:
- the LOC110943608 gene encoding uncharacterized protein LOC110943608, with amino-acid sequence MFCFCCKVFRTGAPKGRLEGESFNDRHHAAGRVKAHEVTLDHLTHMKMWFDMRKRLRENQTIDKDQYEILKKETDYWKKVLLRIVALVKFLAKHNLAFRNGNFLGIIEMLEEFDLVIKEHVRRIISGDLHVHYLGHNIQNEIILFLADEIKKELIKNIKEAKYYSIILDCTPDSNHQEQMTIIVRYVKISSNSSQTRWESRFESVKAIKLHLADLREALLQVGETDNDAAIADEAISLAERELSDFDFLVSIVIWYEVLNQVNFVSKKLQAKDMHLEIVIQEINNLIKYFKEYRENGFSKAIDEAREIASEMDIDPIFIQKRIIKRKKRNDESSSSEVAFTVEENFRVNYFLYTVDQALASLEKRFDQFKWYEGLFGFLFPHKLRNIKDQVVLLSS; translated from the exons atgttttgtttttgttgtaaAGTGTTTAGAACTGGGGCTCCTAAAGGTAGATTGGAAGGTGAAAGTTTCAATGACCGGCACCATGCTGCTGGTAGAGTGAAAGCACATGAAGTTACGTTAGACCATCTCACACATATGAAAATGTGGTTTGATATGCGTAAAAGATTGCGAGAGAACcaaacaattgataaagatcaATACGAGATATTAAAGAAAGAAACAGATTATTGGAAAAAAGTCCTTTTGAGAATCGTTGCCTTGGTGAAGTTTCTAGCTAAACATAATTTAGCATTTC GTAATGGAAATTTCTTGGGTATCATAGAGATGTTGGAAGAGTTTGATCTGGTCATCAAAGAGCATGTGCGGCGGATCATTAGTGGAGATCTTCATGTGCATTATCTTGGACACAACATCCAAAATGAGATTATACTTTTTCTTGCTGATGAAATTAAAAAAGAACTCATCAAGAACATAAAAGAAGCAAAGTACTACTCAATCATACTAGATTGTACACCCGATTCAAATCACCAAGAACAGATGACGATCATAGTGAGGTATGTAAAGATATCATCTAATTCT TCTCAGACTCGTTGGGAAAGTCGTTTTGAGAGTGTTAAGGCTATCAAATTGCATCTTGCCGATTTACGGGAAGCTTTGCTTCAAGTTGGAGAAACAGATAACGATGCTGCAATTGCAGATGAAGCAATATCTTTAGCAGAAAGAGAACTTAGTGACTTTGATTTTTTGGTATCAATTGTCATATGGTATGAAGTGTTAAATCAGGTGAATTTTGTGAGCAAAAAATTACAAGCAAAGGATATGCATCTTGAAATTGTTATTCAAGAAATAAACAATTTGATTAAGTACTTTAAGGAGTATAGAGAAAACGGCTTTTCAAAAGCGATTGATGAAGCTAGAGAGATTGCAAGTGAAATGGATATTGATCCGATATTTATACAAAAACGTATAattaaaaggaaaaaaagaaaTGATGAGAGTTCAAGTAGCGAAGTTGCATTTACAGTTGAAGAGAATTTCAGAGTGAATTATTTCTTATATACTGTTGATCAAGCTCTAGCTTCTTTAGAGAAACGATTTGACCAATTCAAATGGTATGAGGGGTTATTTGGTTTTCTGTTTCCACACAAGTTGAGGAATATTAAAGATCAAGTCGTCTTGTTATCGTCTTGA